The proteins below are encoded in one region of Thermus albus:
- a CDS encoding MFS transporter — protein MRHGPGWLLSLSAYWFATSFKWFLVLLVILPAKVAELSPPEEKASRLGFLFALGAVMAILGPPVMGYFSDRLGRRKPFLLSGSLLTALALLLLVHAPSYLWLLLAYLLLQVADDLATGPYSALIPDLVPRRERGAASGYMGLLQVSGQILGGAVGFLFPLAFQAYLAALLNLAGAGLSLRVIPDQPLKANPRPFWAAMARPWTDRDFLLVYLTRFLVMLGFYLAQTYLQYYLADVVRTFHALGRALTQEPFQAVALLGLLISLGAALASIPAGWASDRLGRKPLIYLSGVGLGLLMPFILLFPRYEVMLFLSLFFGLFYGVYLAVDWALVADVLRDPEAHATDMGLWQTSIVVPQVLAGAFGRPLDLLNAREEGLGYLVLFSLAGALFLLGAFLVAPIRRVR, from the coding sequence ATGCGCCATGGGCCTGGCTGGCTCCTTTCCCTTTCCGCCTACTGGTTCGCCACCAGCTTCAAGTGGTTCCTGGTCCTCCTGGTGATCCTGCCCGCCAAGGTGGCGGAGCTTTCCCCTCCCGAGGAGAAGGCCTCGAGGCTGGGGTTTCTCTTCGCCCTGGGGGCGGTGATGGCCATATTGGGCCCCCCCGTCATGGGCTACTTCTCGGATCGCCTGGGGCGGAGGAAGCCCTTTCTCCTTTCGGGAAGCCTTCTCACCGCCTTGGCCCTCCTCCTTTTGGTCCATGCGCCCAGCTACCTCTGGCTTCTCCTGGCCTACCTGCTTTTGCAGGTGGCGGATGACCTGGCCACGGGCCCCTATTCCGCCCTCATCCCCGACCTGGTCCCCCGAAGGGAACGGGGTGCCGCCTCGGGGTACATGGGGCTGTTGCAGGTTTCCGGCCAGATCCTCGGGGGTGCGGTGGGCTTCCTTTTCCCCTTGGCCTTTCAGGCGTACCTGGCGGCCCTCCTGAACTTGGCGGGGGCGGGCTTAAGCCTGCGGGTCATCCCCGACCAACCCCTAAAGGCCAACCCCAGGCCCTTTTGGGCCGCCATGGCCAGGCCCTGGACGGATCGGGACTTTCTTTTGGTCTACCTCACCCGCTTCCTGGTGATGCTGGGGTTTTACCTGGCCCAGACCTATCTCCAGTATTACCTGGCGGACGTGGTGCGGACTTTCCACGCCCTAGGGCGGGCCCTCACCCAGGAGCCCTTCCAGGCGGTGGCCCTTTTGGGCCTCCTCATCTCCTTGGGGGCCGCTTTGGCCAGCATCCCTGCGGGCTGGGCTTCGGACCGGCTCGGGCGCAAGCCCCTCATTTACCTTTCGGGGGTTGGCCTGGGCCTATTGATGCCCTTCATCCTCCTTTTTCCCCGCTATGAGGTCATGCTTTTCTTATCCCTCTTCTTTGGCCTTTTCTATGGGGTCTACCTGGCGGTGGACTGGGCCTTGGTGGCGGATGTGCTTCGCGACCCCGAGGCCCACGCCACCGACATGGGCCTGTGGCAGACCTCCATCGTGGTGCCCCAGGTGCTGGCAGGGGCCTTTGGCCGCCCCTTGGACCTCCTGAATGCCCGGGAAGAGGGTCTTG
- a CDS encoding universal stress protein, whose amino-acid sequence MRLLAAVDLGEELEVVVDSARFLQEGLGIPAELLHVVPTPYFEALARRLPHLKPRLEETLGLVEVEAQKALAATGLRARVLRGFPAQVVAGEALKSRLVILGQRGTGALEVLARGGLARYLLHRGEVPMLLLPKALTQVRRIAVGLDESPASLSAFRVAEAWGKALGAEVFALHLVSGEGGCCFPTYLDPRGLALAQVLERAKTHLEALLQASGVVEVSKGEEELDLMRLAQAREADLLVLGSKAKSTWRHRLGRMVEVLSSQSSMPLLVVPEATLW is encoded by the coding sequence ATGCGCCTGTTGGCTGCGGTGGACCTGGGAGAGGAGTTGGAGGTGGTGGTGGACAGCGCCCGTTTTCTTCAGGAGGGGCTCGGCATCCCCGCGGAGCTGCTCCACGTGGTACCCACCCCTTACTTTGAGGCCCTTGCCCGTCGGCTTCCCCACCTAAAGCCCAGGTTGGAGGAAACCCTAGGCCTGGTGGAGGTGGAGGCGCAAAAGGCCCTGGCTGCCACTGGGCTTAGGGCCCGGGTGCTCCGGGGTTTTCCTGCTCAGGTGGTGGCGGGGGAGGCGTTGAAAAGCCGGTTGGTCATCCTTGGGCAGCGGGGGACGGGGGCCCTCGAGGTCCTGGCCCGGGGGGGGCTTGCCCGCTACCTCTTGCACCGGGGGGAGGTGCCGATGCTGCTTCTGCCCAAGGCCCTAACCCAGGTGCGACGCATTGCCGTGGGCCTGGACGAAAGCCCCGCAAGCCTCAGCGCCTTTAGGGTGGCCGAGGCCTGGGGGAAGGCCTTAGGGGCAGAGGTGTTTGCCCTGCACCTGGTGAGCGGGGAAGGGGGGTGTTGCTTCCCCACCTACCTGGACCCCAGGGGCCTGGCCCTGGCCCAGGTTTTGGAGAGGGCCAAGACCCACCTGGAGGCTCTCCTGCAGGCCTCCGGGGTGGTGGAGGTCAGCAAGGGGGAGGAGGAGCTGGACCTGATGCGGCTGGCCCAGGCCCGGGAGGCCGATCTTCTGGTGCTGGGTTCCAAGGCCAAGAGCACCTGGCGCCACCGGCTTGGGCGCATGGTGGAGGTGCTCTCCAGCCAAAGCTCTATGCCCCTTCTGGTGGTTCCCGAGGCTACCCTCTGGTAA